GCTATGAAAGGAAGAACGCCATCCTGTCTACTCAATTGCCATGGGAAACTAAATGGATCGAACAATGAAAGTGCTGATCACAGGTGCGGACGGTTTCATCGGGTCACATCTTACGGAGCTAATGCTCAGCGAGGGACACGAAGTCACCGCCTTATCTTATTACAACTCGTTTAATTTCTGGGGGTGGCTGGAGGATATTCCGCATCATCCGCGATTAAAGGTGGTCTCAGGCGATATTCGCGATCCCCATTTTTGCAAAGATCTGGTAAAAGGGCAGGACCTCGTTTTTCATCTGGCGGCCCTGATCGCCATACCTTATTCTTATCATTCGCCGGCCAGTTATATTGATACCAATGTTGCCGGGACGATGAACATGTGCAAGGCAGCACTTGAAAACAATTGCCGGCGTATCCTGGTGACTTCCACAAGCGAGGTATATGGAACCGCCAAGTACGTACCCATTGATGAAAAGCATCCCCTCCAGCCTCAATCACCCTATAGCGCCAGCAAAATTGGAGCAGATGCAATCGCAATGAGTTTTCACCATTCTTTTGGATTGCCGCTTACCCTCGTGCGTCCTTTCAATACCTACGGGCCGAGACAGTCTGCTCGAGCCATCATTCCTACAATCATTTCACAGGTGCTCAACAATTATGAGGAGATTTCAGTGGGTGATATCACACCTACGAGAGATTTCACTTTTGTGGAGGACACTTGTCGTGGTTTTCTCGCTCTGGCCGAATGCGAAGGTGCGGCGGGGAAGGTGGTAAATATCGGTACAAATACAGAAGTCTCTGTGGCTGATCTCATTGACATGATTAGTAAACTGACGGGAAAGAAAGTCAAATACAAACAAGATGAAAGCCGGCTGCGTCCCAAAGGATCTGAAGTCTATCGGTTATGGTGTGATAATTCCCTGCTGAAGGAACTGACTTCTTTTTCTCCTGCCGTTACCCTGGAGCAGGGATTACTCAAGACGATAACCTGGTTTTCA
This is a stretch of genomic DNA from Bacteroidia bacterium. It encodes these proteins:
- a CDS encoding SDR family NAD(P)-dependent oxidoreductase, translating into MKVLITGADGFIGSHLTELMLSEGHEVTALSYYNSFNFWGWLEDIPHHPRLKVVSGDIRDPHFCKDLVKGQDLVFHLAALIAIPYSYHSPASYIDTNVAGTMNMCKAALENNCRRILVTSTSEVYGTAKYVPIDEKHPLQPQSPYSASKIGADAIAMSFHHSFGLPLTLVRPFNTYGPRQSARAIIPTIISQVLNNYEEISVGDITPTRDFTFVEDTCRGFLALAECEGAAGKVVNIGTNTEVSVADLIDMISKLTGKKVKYKQDESRLRPKGSEVYRLWCDNSLLKELTSFSPAVTLEQGLLKTITWFSLKENLAKYKAHLYNV